The Apibacter raozihei genome contains a region encoding:
- a CDS encoding TonB-dependent receptor: protein MQKTKPILSFLLIIYSVFLYSQQGVRGKVTDNTNRAVTDCNIFVQGTDYFTQVDASGNYQLEIEPGEYTLEFTSSTFKEITERVTVTKEQYTILPVKLVQESQEKVLQKVVVTGQSALNTETGLVSLQKKSVEITENVSSAQLSKQGVGDVASAVAKATGTFKQEGTGTIFIRGLGDRYNSTTLNGLPIPSDNPDMKNIDLSIFKTGIVEYISLEKVFSSPMFGDVAGANINIVSKEPKAKGYVKLGLNSGVNTQAIAQDKFWQKDGTNFWGFKNTHIPSQALSGYNFSTSWNWKNIRNPFDSGLNLEAGKSFSLGSEGKLSLSATLSFDNDYVYSKGIEKTLNAQGNALKDLTSEKYEYSTNTTGMANIIYKINQRNKISYHSLFVNSSDQTNRVMKGYIKDLAEDATGVIRRAEYKLSSLWVNQLLGSHKFKDRVEADWNVAYNILDSKNPDRQQTTTKTSELSGNSIFISNSDSDQNRYFDKLKDNEFTGGASLYYFFGSDRENKISLGYQGKSKERKFEATQINFKIPTMEMFADVNNFDSFFNQSGFESGSFIMRTFRGNIFTPGALNPSEFKGTQITHAGFVNIIYKLSDRFTVQAGARAENVNQKINWDTNLSVSTEDMKLEKTKFLPSLNLKYSLTPNHNLRMAFSKTYTMPQFIEVAPFYYEDVTEIRMGNPYLYPSDNYNFDLKWELFPKSGEVLSLTAFGKYIKNPIAKLTLSSSANEISYANVGDNAYVYGAEIEIRKDLIKFSTGKIYSFLNATVMKTQSDLNSGKIERETNGFINASFDKKKDDLQGAANFLANVNLGYNQQMGRMSMDMVISYAYVGSNIYALSYNLTGNLVEQELHLLDATLKFNLSKDTSLGFTAKNLLNPKYERKQKTIAGDITQRSYDKGRYFGLSLSQQF, encoded by the coding sequence ATGCAGAAGACAAAACCCATTCTTTCTTTTCTATTAATTATTTATTCAGTTTTTTTATATTCTCAACAAGGTGTACGTGGTAAAGTAACAGATAATACGAATCGTGCAGTTACCGATTGCAATATTTTTGTTCAGGGAACGGATTATTTTACACAAGTAGATGCTTCTGGTAATTATCAGCTGGAAATAGAGCCTGGAGAATATACACTGGAGTTTACATCTTCTACATTTAAAGAAATAACGGAGAGAGTTACTGTTACTAAAGAACAATATACAATTCTTCCAGTAAAATTGGTTCAGGAAAGTCAGGAAAAAGTTCTTCAAAAAGTAGTGGTTACCGGTCAATCAGCATTAAATACGGAAACAGGTTTGGTTTCATTGCAAAAAAAGTCCGTTGAAATTACTGAGAATGTATCTTCTGCACAACTTAGCAAGCAAGGAGTTGGCGATGTTGCTTCTGCTGTGGCTAAAGCAACTGGTACGTTTAAACAGGAGGGCACAGGAACTATTTTTATCAGAGGGTTGGGAGACAGATATAATTCAACAACTTTAAACGGTCTTCCGATTCCCTCCGACAATCCGGATATGAAAAACATTGATTTGTCTATTTTTAAGACAGGTATTGTTGAATACATTAGTTTAGAAAAGGTTTTTTCATCACCCATGTTTGGAGACGTAGCTGGCGCTAATATCAATATTGTCTCTAAAGAGCCTAAAGCAAAAGGTTATGTAAAATTAGGACTGAACTCCGGAGTGAATACTCAGGCTATAGCTCAGGATAAATTCTGGCAAAAAGACGGAACTAATTTCTGGGGTTTTAAGAATACCCATATACCTTCTCAGGCTCTATCCGGTTATAATTTCTCAACTTCATGGAATTGGAAGAATATTAGAAATCCATTTGATTCAGGATTAAATCTGGAGGCAGGAAAAAGCTTTTCTTTAGGCTCGGAAGGTAAGTTATCTTTATCTGCAACTTTATCTTTTGATAATGATTATGTGTATAGTAAAGGTATAGAAAAAACCTTAAATGCCCAGGGAAATGCACTTAAAGATTTAACTTCCGAAAAGTATGAATATTCAACCAATACGACCGGTATGGCCAATATCATATATAAAATCAATCAAAGAAATAAAATCAGTTACCATTCATTATTTGTAAACTCTTCGGATCAGACCAACCGAGTTATGAAAGGGTATATTAAAGATCTGGCAGAAGATGCAACGGGAGTTATACGGAGAGCAGAATATAAATTATCGTCTTTATGGGTAAACCAATTGCTGGGTAGTCATAAATTTAAAGATAGAGTAGAGGCTGACTGGAATGTTGCATACAATATATTAGATAGTAAAAATCCGGACAGACAGCAAACAACAACGAAAACATCTGAATTATCAGGAAATTCCATTTTTATCAGTAATTCAGATTCAGATCAGAATCGATATTTTGACAAGCTTAAAGATAATGAATTCACAGGCGGGGCATCACTTTATTATTTTTTTGGAAGTGATAGAGAAAATAAAATAAGTCTGGGATATCAGGGAAAAAGCAAGGAAAGAAAATTTGAAGCTACTCAAATTAATTTTAAAATTCCTACCATGGAAATGTTTGCTGATGTGAATAATTTTGATTCTTTTTTTAATCAGTCGGGATTTGAGTCCGGTTCTTTTATCATGAGAACATTCAGAGGAAATATATTTACCCCGGGAGCATTAAATCCCAGTGAATTCAAAGGAACACAGATCACTCATGCAGGATTTGTTAACATTATTTATAAACTTTCAGATAGATTCACGGTTCAGGCAGGTGCAAGAGCTGAGAATGTTAATCAAAAGATTAACTGGGATACCAACTTAAGTGTGAGTACTGAAGATATGAAGCTCGAAAAGACCAAATTCCTGCCTTCTTTAAACTTAAAATACTCATTAACTCCCAATCATAATTTACGTATGGCTTTTTCGAAAACATATACTATGCCTCAGTTTATAGAGGTGGCACCATTTTATTATGAAGATGTGACTGAAATACGAATGGGAAATCCGTATTTATATCCATCGGATAATTATAATTTTGATTTGAAATGGGAACTTTTTCCTAAATCGGGAGAGGTGCTATCTTTAACTGCATTTGGAAAATATATTAAAAATCCAATAGCTAAGCTAACCTTATCATCTTCAGCTAATGAGATATCATACGCCAACGTAGGCGATAATGCCTATGTTTATGGAGCAGAGATAGAAATTCGAAAGGATCTTATAAAATTTTCAACAGGTAAAATATATAGTTTTCTAAATGCTACTGTAATGAAAACCCAATCTGATCTGAATTCGGGAAAAATTGAAAGGGAAACAAACGGTTTTATTAATGCATCTTTTGATAAAAAAAAGGATGATTTACAGGGTGCAGCTAATTTTTTAGCTAATGTTAATCTGGGATATAACCAGCAAATGGGAAGAATGTCTATGGATATGGTTATTTCTTATGCTTATGTAGGAAGTAACATTTATGCCTTAAGCTATAATCTTACAGGAAATCTTGTTGAACAGGAGCTGCATTTACTGGACGCTACTCTTAAATTTAATTTATCTAAAGATACTTCCTTAGGATTTACAGCTAAAAATCTGTTAAATCCTAAATATGAAAGAAAACAAAAAACCATTGCCGGAGATATAACTCAGAGATCATATGATAAAGGACGATATTTCGGATTAAGTTTATCACAACAATTTTAA
- a CDS encoding sensor histidine kinase — MKLSYKQRIFFYFFAIFALFTIILVLFERKKEKNYKTQTIETTLESYANVINSYILHEKLLEGNSDRLQELSQLLPKQIRITVISKKGDVLFDNDVQNVKTLENHLRRPEIQKAIFQGKGSNVRMSTSTREEYMYYASSYNQYFVRVALPYNIQTEKFFKADNVFLYLTLGMFIIVLFLLNFVSDRFNESIIRLKNYVIDVKNGKSIPENVHFPDDDLGEIGTELAAIVKQKEQSKQEIELEREKLILHFQYVNEGVCIFNPDLKSIYSNSQFIQYLNFIVDDPILDVSLLFDHELFFPIKAFILDENNKENHFLVQINKGKKVFSLQTIKFEDQSFEIIIKDITKSEKTRLIKQEMSNNITHELRTPVASIRAYLETLEEQDLPLDKQKQFINRAFLQSVRLSHLIDDISLISKMEEAGNLFKKEFVNISQLINEVRINLMDGLLRHKIKLKISIDEHLKVNGNYTLLYSVFQNLMENTINYGGENIEIHISNYMEDSNFVYFSYYDTGEGVEEKHLNRLFERFYRVNEGRTRNSGGTGLGLSIVKNAILLHNGEIHVKKHNHGGLEFLFTLKK, encoded by the coding sequence ATGAAATTATCTTATAAACAGCGCATATTCTTTTACTTTTTTGCCATTTTTGCCCTATTCACTATAATTCTGGTGCTTTTTGAAAGAAAAAAAGAAAAAAATTATAAAACCCAGACAATCGAAACAACATTAGAGAGTTATGCTAATGTTATTAATTCGTATATTCTTCACGAAAAGCTTCTGGAAGGAAATTCAGACAGATTACAGGAATTGTCTCAATTGTTGCCCAAGCAGATAAGAATAACGGTGATCAGTAAAAAAGGAGATGTATTGTTCGACAATGATGTACAAAACGTTAAAACACTGGAAAACCATCTCAGAAGGCCCGAAATTCAAAAAGCTATTTTTCAGGGGAAGGGATCTAATGTACGCATGTCAACTTCTACACGGGAGGAGTATATGTACTATGCTTCATCATACAACCAGTATTTTGTTCGTGTAGCACTACCTTATAATATTCAGACGGAAAAATTTTTTAAAGCCGACAATGTTTTTTTATACCTGACACTGGGTATGTTTATCATTGTTCTTTTTTTATTGAATTTTGTATCTGATCGTTTTAACGAATCTATTATTCGTTTAAAGAATTATGTTATTGATGTTAAAAATGGAAAAAGCATTCCGGAAAATGTTCATTTTCCTGATGATGATTTGGGGGAAATAGGAACGGAACTTGCGGCTATAGTTAAACAAAAAGAACAAAGCAAACAGGAGATTGAACTGGAGAGAGAAAAATTAATCCTTCACTTTCAATATGTGAATGAAGGTGTCTGTATTTTTAATCCGGATTTAAAAAGTATATATTCAAATTCGCAGTTTATTCAATATTTAAATTTTATTGTTGATGATCCGATTCTTGATGTAAGTTTACTATTTGATCATGAACTATTTTTTCCAATCAAAGCCTTTATTTTAGACGAAAATAATAAGGAAAATCATTTTTTAGTACAGATTAATAAGGGTAAAAAAGTTTTTTCATTGCAAACCATTAAGTTTGAGGACCAAAGCTTTGAAATAATTATTAAAGATATTACCAAATCGGAAAAGACGCGTTTGATTAAGCAGGAAATGTCTAATAACATCACTCACGAACTTCGTACTCCTGTGGCGAGTATACGGGCTTATCTGGAAACTCTGGAAGAACAGGATCTTCCGTTGGATAAACAAAAACAATTTATAAACCGAGCATTTTTACAATCGGTTCGCTTATCTCATTTAATTGATGATATTAGTTTAATCAGTAAAATGGAAGAGGCAGGAAATTTGTTTAAAAAAGAATTTGTAAATATATCTCAGCTAATCAATGAAGTAAGAATAAATCTGATGGATGGCTTATTGAGACATAAGATAAAACTTAAAATTTCTATTGATGAACATTTGAAGGTTAATGGGAATTATACTTTGTTGTATTCTGTTTTTCAGAATCTTATGGAAAATACAATCAATTATGGAGGAGAAAATATTGAAATTCACATCAGTAATTATATGGAAGATTCCAATTTTGTGTATTTTTCTTATTATGATACCGGAGAGGGAGTGGAAGAAAAGCATTTAAATCGTCTTTTTGAAAGGTTTTACCGTGTTAATGAAGGGAGAACCCGTAATAGCGGGGGAACAGGATTGGGACTTTCTATAGTTAAGAATGCAATATTGTTGCATAACGGTGAAATTCACGTTAAAAAGCATAATCATGGAGGTTTGGAATTCTTATTCACATTGAAAAAGTAA
- a CDS encoding response regulator transcription factor, giving the protein METVPTILIVEDETDIREILQFNLESEGFKVDLAESAEEALEIFDSSHELILLDVMMEGMSGYKMAEKLRKSKNQVPIIFLTAKNTENDMLTGFSIGGDDYITKPFSIKEVVARIKSVLKRSDKPVLVEKESNMVTIDGLEVNLETKQVTIDKNTVDLTKTEFEILVFLLKNENKIHSRAEILNKVWRNNEFVLERTVDVHIARLRKKIGSYGKLIVNKTGYGYSFSMK; this is encoded by the coding sequence ATGGAAACTGTTCCCACTATACTGATTGTTGAAGACGAAACCGATATTCGTGAAATTTTACAGTTTAATCTGGAAAGTGAAGGTTTTAAGGTGGATTTAGCGGAATCTGCGGAAGAGGCTCTGGAAATATTTGATTCCAGTCATGAGCTGATTCTTCTGGATGTTATGATGGAAGGAATGTCCGGATATAAAATGGCCGAAAAATTAAGAAAGTCTAAAAATCAGGTACCAATTATTTTTCTTACCGCAAAAAATACGGAAAATGATATGTTAACGGGTTTTTCAATCGGAGGTGATGACTACATTACCAAACCTTTTTCAATCAAAGAGGTAGTGGCCCGGATCAAAAGTGTGCTTAAAAGATCGGATAAGCCGGTACTTGTTGAAAAGGAGAGCAATATGGTAACGATTGATGGTCTGGAAGTAAATCTTGAAACTAAACAGGTTACAATTGATAAAAACACGGTTGATTTAACTAAAACAGAATTTGAAATTCTTGTTTTCCTGCTTAAAAATGAAAATAAGATTCATTCACGTGCAGAGATACTGAATAAAGTATGGAGGAACAATGAGTTTGTACTGGAACGTACTGTGGATGTGCATATTGCCAGACTCAGAAAAAAGATTGGTAGCTATGGTAAGCTGATCGTTAACAAAACGGGATACGGATATAGTTTTTCAATGAAATAA
- a CDS encoding phosphate signaling complex PhoU family protein translates to MPTNIKIKQLEILQNDFELISKTVLTQIQITKKLLDNHQINELYEEGRENEIIIDRLEMKIREEVVFTIFTFNPLAEDLRRIIAYQDMTTNLERIGDILLNIIHFIKDYNDSAVTNFSEFKKELSKMLEIVSEMVRNALISFTAHDNVLAYKIIREDKKVNTLFHKINSNLQETFSDKILARTDIENLLIINSINQNLERIGDGATNIAESAIYLTEGRDIRHKK, encoded by the coding sequence ATGCCGACAAATATAAAAATTAAACAGTTAGAAATTCTGCAAAACGATTTTGAATTGATATCCAAAACGGTATTAACTCAGATTCAGATTACCAAAAAACTTTTGGATAACCACCAGATCAATGAACTGTACGAAGAAGGACGGGAAAATGAAATTATTATTGACCGGCTGGAGATGAAAATACGTGAGGAAGTGGTATTCACGATATTTACTTTTAATCCGCTGGCGGAAGACCTTAGAAGAATTATAGCTTATCAGGATATGACTACCAATTTGGAACGAATCGGTGATATTCTTTTAAACATCATTCATTTTATCAAGGATTATAATGATAGTGCCGTTACCAATTTTTCGGAATTTAAAAAAGAGCTCAGCAAAATGCTGGAAATTGTGAGTGAAATGGTTCGGAATGCTCTGATTTCATTTACAGCTCATGACAATGTGTTGGCCTATAAAATTATTAGAGAGGATAAAAAGGTGAATACCTTATTTCATAAAATAAATAGTAACTTACAGGAAACTTTCTCCGATAAAATCCTGGCCAGAACCGATATTGAAAATCTTTTGATTATAAATTCTATTAATCAGAATCTTGAGCGTATCGGTGACGGTGCAACCAATATTGCCGAATCAGCCATTTATTTGACTGAAGGAAGAGATATAAGACATAAAAAATAA
- the pstB gene encoding phosphate ABC transporter ATP-binding protein PstB, with translation MENSVINHDTPILELKNVCVSYVPGKNAVENVNAVVNKNTITAIMGPSGCGKSTLLRAINRMHELYPSIKTTGEIILKGENIFDMNPMKVRRMAGMVFQRPNPFPTMSILENVLAGYSLNGIKLKKSEKEEIVEKSLQDVALWDEVKDSINKRGTFLSGGQQQRLCIARALALKPEVLLMDEPTSALDPISTNRVEELVLELKKEYTILVVTHNMSQAARISDNSMFMYLGELVEYDSTRQMFTKPKHKRTEDYLTGVFS, from the coding sequence ATGGAAAATTCAGTAATTAATCATGATACGCCGATTCTGGAATTAAAAAATGTATGCGTTTCTTACGTTCCGGGAAAAAATGCCGTAGAAAATGTTAATGCCGTAGTGAACAAAAATACAATTACTGCAATCATGGGGCCTTCGGGATGCGGAAAAAGTACGCTTTTACGAGCCATTAACAGAATGCATGAATTATATCCCAGCATAAAAACAACCGGAGAAATTATTCTTAAAGGTGAAAATATCTTTGATATGAATCCTATGAAAGTAAGGCGAATGGCCGGAATGGTTTTTCAAAGACCTAATCCATTTCCTACGATGAGTATTCTGGAAAATGTGCTGGCGGGATATAGTTTAAACGGTATTAAACTTAAAAAATCGGAAAAAGAAGAAATTGTTGAAAAAAGTTTGCAGGATGTGGCATTGTGGGATGAAGTTAAAGACTCCATTAATAAAAGGGGAACTTTTCTATCCGGTGGCCAGCAGCAACGTTTGTGTATTGCCAGGGCACTGGCATTGAAACCGGAAGTTCTGTTGATGGATGAACCTACGTCTGCTCTGGATCCGATATCAACTAACCGTGTGGAAGAATTGGTGTTGGAACTTAAAAAAGAATATACTATATTGGTGGTTACTCACAATATGTCTCAGGCTGCCCGAATTTCCGATAATTCTATGTTCATGTATTTAGGTGAACTGGTAGAATACGATTCAACCAGACAAATGTTTACCAAGCCTAAACATAAAAGAACAGAAGATTATCTTACAGGAGTATTTAGTTAA
- the pstA gene encoding phosphate ABC transporter permease PstA — protein MFTSSIKYRELKSKFFFYIICIFSFLAMVPLFLILWELLKKGYRQFNLSLFTETAPTSMDAMLAKMSDDLIPGGILNGITGTLLILGIAIVISIPIGIFAGVYLAEKQNSFFANLIRNLTDLLQGIPSIVVGIIVYIWVVRPMHSYSALAGSVALSIMMLPMIIRSTEESIRMLPVTLKEAALALGGSYVNVVFKVLIPSAFGGLFTGILLAISRVMGETAPLLVTALGASIVNWDFTKPTSSIPLLIWEFYNDPNLSDLVWSSSLLLLLIILVINLTAKSISKKWKIQ, from the coding sequence ATGTTTACATCCAGTATAAAATACAGGGAACTGAAAAGCAAATTTTTCTTTTATATTATTTGTATTTTCTCTTTTCTGGCTATGGTTCCTTTATTTTTAATTCTTTGGGAACTTTTAAAAAAAGGATATCGGCAATTTAACCTCAGCTTATTTACCGAAACGGCTCCGACTTCTATGGATGCCATGCTGGCAAAAATGAGCGATGATTTAATTCCCGGCGGTATATTAAATGGAATTACCGGGACACTTTTAATTTTAGGTATTGCCATTGTCATATCTATTCCTATAGGGATTTTTGCAGGGGTTTACCTGGCGGAAAAACAAAACAGTTTTTTTGCTAACCTGATTCGTAATTTAACAGATTTGCTTCAGGGAATTCCCTCTATTGTTGTGGGTATTATCGTGTATATCTGGGTAGTACGTCCGATGCATTCTTATTCGGCATTAGCCGGGAGTGTGGCTCTATCCATTATGATGCTCCCTATGATTATCCGTTCTACCGAAGAAAGTATCCGGATGCTTCCCGTTACTCTTAAAGAGGCAGCACTGGCCCTGGGTGGTTCGTATGTAAATGTGGTATTTAAAGTATTAATACCCTCTGCCTTTGGAGGCTTGTTCACAGGGATATTGCTGGCTATTTCACGGGTAATGGGTGAAACGGCACCACTATTGGTTACCGCATTAGGTGCCTCTATAGTGAACTGGGATTTTACAAAACCCACCAGCTCCATACCTCTGTTAATCTGGGAATTTTATAATGATCCTAATTTATCAGACCTGGTCTGGTCTTCATCTTTATTGTTATTATTAATTATTTTGGTTATCAACCTAACAGCAAAAAGTATTTCTAAAAAATGGAAAATTCAGTAA
- the pstC gene encoding phosphate ABC transporter permease subunit PstC, translating into MKDRLFKIVLFLASFLILLLTAGIVYALISQSLRTFSEIGFFKFLTSDSWNPKTDKYGALSFISGTLMTSVLALAFCVLFSLPVALFNGEYFRGKKISTVVSSIVDLLAGIPSIVYGLWGFYVVCPVLVDLGFSDTGFGVLLASIVLAIMIIPYASSLSAEFISMVPNELKEAAYSLGATRLEVVTRVSLPAAGSGILTSYILALGRALGETMAVTMLIGNTNAIPTGITGTGNTMASIIANQFGEADGLKLSSLIAIGLLLFLITAVINFIAKYSMKLINKA; encoded by the coding sequence ATGAAAGATAGATTATTTAAAATAGTATTATTTTTAGCCTCGTTTCTCATACTGCTGTTAACTGCGGGTATTGTATACGCTCTAATCAGCCAGAGTTTACGAACATTTTCCGAAATAGGATTTTTCAAATTTCTTACTTCAGATTCCTGGAATCCTAAAACAGATAAATATGGTGCTTTATCATTTATATCAGGAACCCTTATGACCTCTGTACTGGCTTTAGCTTTCTGTGTATTGTTTTCTTTACCGGTGGCTTTGTTTAACGGGGAATATTTCCGGGGAAAAAAGATATCGACAGTAGTCAGTTCAATAGTGGATCTGCTTGCAGGTATTCCCTCCATAGTTTACGGATTATGGGGGTTTTATGTAGTTTGTCCTGTTTTGGTTGATTTAGGGTTCAGCGATACCGGTTTTGGTGTGCTGTTGGCATCTATTGTGCTGGCTATTATGATTATTCCTTATGCATCGTCTCTAAGTGCGGAATTTATTTCTATGGTTCCCAATGAACTTAAAGAAGCAGCTTACAGCCTTGGAGCCACCCGCCTGGAGGTAGTTACCCGGGTAAGTCTTCCGGCTGCCGGTTCAGGCATTCTTACTTCCTATATATTGGCATTGGGAAGAGCCTTGGGGGAAACCATGGCCGTAACTATGCTGATTGGTAATACAAATGCCATTCCTACCGGAATAACAGGTACTGGAAATACCATGGCCAGTATTATTGCCAACCAGTTCGGTGAAGCAGACGGTCTTAAATTGAGCTCGCTGATTGCGATTGGCCTGTTATTGTTTTTGATAACGGCTGTCATCAATTTTATAGCTAAATACAGTATGAAATTAATTAACAAAGCTTAA
- the pstS gene encoding phosphate ABC transporter substrate-binding protein PstS, with amino-acid sequence MKKIILLLSGAVMMLTACNQDKEGKAKLSGAGATFPAPFYNIVFKNYSEQSGNEVTYGATGSGSGIRSLKDRTVDFGATDVFLSDDELKEMGGEIVHIPTALGAVVLSYNLPDVKGLKLTAELISEIYRGKIKNWNDPKIKAINSEITFPDLAITPVYRSDGSGTTYVFTDYMSKADELWNKEIGKGKSLEFPAGIAAKGNPGVAGIISKTKGSIGYIGSEYALALNIPSASLKNSSGKFVEATTESISASANVDLPADTRVMITNSSSADAYPISTFTWIILFKEQSYNNRTENTAKALVGLLDYVIGEEGQKVAAKTHYAPLPQKAVELNKTNIKSITFNKKAINP; translated from the coding sequence ATGAAAAAGATAATTCTTTTACTATCAGGAGCGGTTATGATGTTAACTGCCTGTAACCAAGACAAAGAAGGTAAGGCTAAGCTTTCAGGAGCAGGAGCAACCTTTCCGGCTCCTTTTTACAATATTGTTTTTAAAAATTATTCGGAACAATCGGGAAACGAAGTTACGTATGGAGCTACCGGAAGTGGAAGCGGAATACGAAGTTTGAAAGATCGTACGGTAGATTTTGGTGCTACGGACGTATTTTTATCCGATGATGAGCTTAAGGAAATGGGAGGAGAGATTGTTCATATCCCTACGGCTTTGGGTGCAGTGGTTTTATCTTACAACCTTCCGGACGTAAAAGGATTAAAACTTACCGCTGAACTTATTTCTGAAATATACAGAGGAAAAATAAAAAACTGGAATGATCCTAAAATAAAAGCCATCAATTCGGAAATCACTTTCCCTGATTTGGCAATTACTCCGGTATACCGTTCAGACGGAAGCGGAACAACCTATGTGTTTACCGACTATATGTCTAAAGCGGATGAGTTATGGAATAAAGAAATAGGAAAAGGAAAATCATTGGAATTTCCGGCAGGTATAGCGGCAAAAGGAAATCCGGGAGTTGCCGGAATCATATCAAAAACTAAAGGTTCTATCGGATATATCGGTTCTGAATATGCATTGGCACTCAACATACCTAGTGCTTCGTTAAAAAATTCTTCCGGTAAATTCGTGGAAGCTACTACTGAATCAATATCTGCGTCTGCAAATGTAGATTTACCAGCAGATACCCGCGTAATGATTACCAATTCTTCTTCAGCAGATGCATATCCTATCAGTACATTTACCTGGATCATCCTGTTTAAAGAACAATCGTATAACAACCGTACCGAAAATACCGCTAAAGCTTTAGTAGGACTTCTTGATTACGTAATCGGAGAAGAAGGTCAGAAAGTGGCGGCGAAAACTCATTATGCACCTCTTCCACAGAAAGCGGTTGAGTTAAATAAAACCAATATCAAATCTATCACTTTCAATAAAAAAGCAATTAATCCTTAA
- a CDS encoding DUF6348 family protein, with amino-acid sequence MTAQEILGNILKAHDLNTLEYKGWLLVDEQLPAMSAATQNLKEYENGASIRLDITLLLGDKKVIYESFAGVGKDELSATQDAFQNFAANSLHVFLSAFWQVDEHEHIGIEEWEIDGEMWKVYIGNFGCKGDYNIPQDLFSTIEEQIKNDTLTEDLNWYRIYYANISKDEKMIESLKNNEDWPLLGDKLKDIHWTASDKFYSLRNFILIKKMDVKDSI; translated from the coding sequence ATGACGGCTCAGGAAATTTTAGGAAACATATTAAAGGCTCACGATTTGAATACGTTAGAGTACAAAGGATGGCTTTTGGTTGACGAACAGCTGCCTGCCATGAGTGCTGCTACACAAAATCTGAAAGAATATGAAAACGGAGCCAGCATACGTTTGGATATCACTCTTCTCTTAGGAGATAAAAAAGTGATATACGAAAGCTTTGCAGGAGTAGGTAAAGACGAGCTTTCCGCTACTCAGGATGCTTTCCAGAATTTTGCTGCTAACTCTCTGCATGTTTTTTTATCTGCTTTCTGGCAGGTGGACGAACATGAGCATATAGGTATTGAAGAATGGGAAATTGATGGTGAAATGTGGAAAGTTTACATTGGTAATTTCGGCTGCAAGGGAGATTACAATATTCCTCAGGATCTGTTTTCCACCATTGAAGAACAGATTAAAAACGATACCCTTACTGAAGATCTTAACTGGTACAGGATTTATTATGCTAATATTTCCAAAGACGAAAAAATGATTGAATCGCTGAAAAATAATGAAGACTGGCCATTGCTCGGAGATAAACTTAAAGACATCCACTGGACAGCTTCCGATAAATTTTACAGCCTTCGGAATTTCATATTAATTAAAAAGATGGATGTAAAAGACTCTATATGA